The Miscanthus floridulus cultivar M001 chromosome 7, ASM1932011v1, whole genome shotgun sequence genome includes a region encoding these proteins:
- the LOC136462548 gene encoding putative disease resistance protein RGA4 — MAEVAVSMVVGPLLSPVKEKASSYLLEQYKVMEGMEEQHKILMRKLPAILDVITDAEEKARRREGVKAWLKEVKTVAYEANEAFDEFNYKALCREAKEKGHIRKLGFEGVELFPTHNRVAFRNRMGNKLRRIVQTIDLLLVKVSKAYFAGEYSVNDAWNFNELEKQITKGYL, encoded by the coding sequence ATGGCGGAGGTGGCGGTCAGCATGGTGGTCGGGCCACTACTGTCCCCAGTGAAGGAGAAGGCATCCAGCTACCTCCTGGAGCAGTACAAGGTGATGGAGGGCATGGAGGAGCAGCACAAGATCCTCATGCGCAAGCTGCCTGCCATCCTCGACGTCATCaccgatgccgaggagaaggcgaGGCGCCGAGAAGGAGTGAAGGCGTGGCTCAAGGAGGTCAAGACGGTGGCGTATGAGGCGAATGAAGCCTTTGACGAGTTCAACTACAAGGCGCTCTGTCGTGaagccaaggagaaggggcacatCCGCAAGCTTGGCTTTGAGGGAGTGGAGCTCTTTCCTACTCACAACCGTGTTGCATTCCGTAATAGAATGGGCAACAAGCTTCGTAGGATCGTGCAGACCATTGATTTGTTGCTTGTGAAGGTTTCTAAGGCTTATTTTGCAGGTGAATACTCGGTCAATGATGCTTGGAACTTCAATGAGCTTGAGAAACAAATCACCAAGGGATATTTATGA
- the LOC136466514 gene encoding 3-isopropylmalate dehydratase large subunit, chloroplastic-like, translating to MASSISTAAKASAAFAHKKELAAPAPSQHCAGSSRRTKPCRVRAVASPARAPRAPSSTGSVKSAMTMTEKILARASERAALEPGENVWVDVDVLMTHDVCGPGTIGIFKKEFGEDAKVWDREKVVIIPDHYIFTSDERANRNVDIIRDFCVEQNIKYFYDIKDLSNFKANPDYKGVCHVALAQEGHCRPGEVLLGTDSHTCNAGAFGQFATGIGNTDAGFVLGTGKALLKVPPTIRFVLDGEMPPYLLAKDLILQIIGEISVSGATYKSMEFVGSTVESLTMEERMTLCNMVIEAGGKNGVVPADETTFKYLEGKTSIDYEPVYSDAQARFFSDYRFDVSKLEPVVAKPHSPDNRALARECKDVKIDRVYIGSCTGGKTEDFLAAAKVFLASGKKVKVPTFLVPATQKVWMDVYSLPVPGSGGKTCSQIFEEAGCDTPASPSCGACLGGPRDTYARMNEPMVCVSTTNRNFPGRMGHKEGQIYLASPYTAAASALTGYVTDPRDFLM from the exons ATGGCTTCCTCCATCTCCACCGCCGCCAAGGCCTCCGCGGCCTTCGCTCACAAG AAGGAGCTGGCCGCGCCGGCGCCGTCGCAGCACTGCGCGGGCTCGAGCCGCCGGACCAAGCCGTGCCGCGTGCGCGCCGTCGCCTCGCCCGCGCGCGCCCCCCGCGCCCCGTCGTCCACCGGCTCG GTGAAGAGCGCGATGACGATGACGGAGAAGATCCTGGCGCGGGCGTCGGAGCGCGCGGCGCTGGAGCCCGGGGAGAACGTGTGGGTGGACGTCGACGTGCTCATGACGCACGACGTCTGCGGGCCCGGCACCATCGGCATCTTCAAGAAGGAGTTCGGGGAGGACGCCAAGGTCTGGGACCGCGAGAAGGTCGTCATCATCCCGGACCACTACATCTTCACCAGCGACGAGCGCGCCAACCGCAATGTCGATATCATCAGGGACTTCTGTGTGGAGCAGAACATCAAGTACTTCTATGACATCAAGGACCTCAGCAATTTCAAG GCTAATCCAGACTACAAAGGCGTCTGCCACGTCGCACTTGCTCAGGAAGGCCACTGCCGACCAGGCGAG GTtctcctgggtactgattctcaTACATGCAATGCTGGAGCCTTCGGTCAATTTGCAACCGGAATTGGAAACACCGATGCAGGTTTTGTGTTGGGCACTGGAAAAGCTCTTCTCAAG GTGCCCCCTACTATCAGGTTTGTATTAGACGGAGAAATGCCGCCTTATTTACTTGCGAAGGATCTGATTTTGCAA ATTATTGGTGAGATTTCAGTATCTGGTGCAACCTACAAATCAATGGAGTTTGTTGGATCAACTGTAGAAAGTCTAACT ATGGAAGAGCGTATGACACTATGCAACATGGTTATTGAAGCTGGTGGAAAGAACGGTGTTGTGCCTGCAGATGAAACTACATTTAAATACCTTGAG GGTAAGACATCAATTGATTATGAACCTGTCTACAGTGATGCTCAGGCCAG ATTTTTTAGTGACTACCGTTTCGATGTATCAAAACTGGAGCCAGTAGTTGCCAAG CCACATTCGCCCGACAACCGTGCTCTAGCAAGAGAATGCAAGGATGTCAAGATCGACCGAGTCTATATTGGTTCTTGCACTGGTGGTAAGACTGAGGACTTCCTTGCTGCTGCAAAGGTGTTCTTAGCCTCG GGAAAGAAGGTTAAAGTTCCCACATTTCTTGTCCCTGCTACACAAAAG GTGTGGATGGACGTATATAGCCTCCCTGTACCAGGATCTGGTGGCAAAACTTGCTCCCAGATATTTGAGGAGGCTGGTTGTGATACACCAGCAAGTCCTAGCTGTGGTGCTTGTTTGGGTGGCCCTCGTGATACATATGCACGGATGAATGAACCTATG